The following proteins are co-located in the Imtechella halotolerans genome:
- a CDS encoding S1 family peptidase — protein sequence MKHLLKLSFVFLLFSITTRGQEQLFKNNIRQYKTKLAVKAGKLIEEGNTISADSIDPTFKPNGYDPIAINLQPMRKKKLNPSKIYEQVSAATVIVSSAGKCGEKNEKGVLCDRIHTYPASGYIIDSEGIIVTNYHVVNGYVTKYNTTSRDALVVMLKDGTLFPVKEVLTADKSNDLAILKIDPAGTILPSLRIASKDAEIGDKTYIVSHPKGFFYAFSSGMVTDKFSEINANQYRNIMAISADYAAGSSGAAIIDQYGNVIGTVSYTKTLQHSEDESKTQMVLKATIPSSALLALIKKGNKKSE from the coding sequence ATGAAACACTTATTAAAACTATCCTTTGTATTTCTACTATTTTCGATCACTACCCGCGGTCAAGAACAACTTTTCAAGAATAATATTCGTCAATACAAAACAAAATTAGCTGTCAAGGCAGGTAAACTAATTGAAGAAGGAAATACTATTTCTGCAGATTCGATAGACCCAACTTTTAAACCCAATGGTTACGACCCGATAGCTATAAACCTACAACCAATGCGTAAAAAAAAGCTGAACCCATCAAAGATATATGAGCAGGTTTCAGCAGCCACAGTAATTGTCTCTTCAGCAGGAAAATGTGGAGAAAAGAATGAAAAGGGAGTGTTGTGTGATCGTATACATACCTATCCAGCCTCTGGCTATATTATCGATTCAGAAGGCATTATAGTAACCAATTACCATGTTGTAAACGGATATGTTACAAAATATAACACAACTTCAAGAGATGCACTAGTAGTAATGCTTAAGGATGGTACCCTATTTCCAGTAAAAGAAGTATTGACTGCCGATAAATCGAATGATTTGGCCATTCTAAAAATCGATCCAGCCGGGACAATATTACCTTCATTACGAATTGCCTCCAAGGATGCTGAAATTGGAGACAAAACATACATTGTTAGCCATCCAAAGGGATTTTTCTATGCTTTTTCCTCTGGAATGGTAACGGACAAATTCAGTGAAATTAATGCAAATCAATACCGAAACATTATGGCTATTTCAGCTGACTATGCTGCAGGATCTAGCGGAGCAGCAATTATTGATCAGTACGGCAACGTAATCGGAACGGTATCTTACACAAAAACACTTCAACATTCAGAGGATGAATCAAAGACTCAAATGGTACTAAAAGCTACCATCCCATCATCTGCCTTATTAGCATTGATAAAAAAGGGAAA